One Salmo trutta chromosome 12, fSalTru1.1, whole genome shotgun sequence genomic region harbors:
- the LOC115202997 gene encoding sorbitol dehydrogenase, whose amino-acid sequence MEKENLSVVLHSQGDLRLEQRPIPEPGPNEVLLQMHSVGICGSDVHFWQNGRIGDYVVKKPMVLGHEASGRVVKVGSAVKNLKEGDRVAVEPGVPREMDEFFKSGNYNLSPTIFFCATPPDDGNLCRFYKHSANFCYKLPDNVTYEEGALIEPLSVAIHACRRAGVTLGSSVLICGSGPIGLVCLLVAKAMGASQVVITDLSADRLVMAKELGADFPLTVKREDGPEELAKRVEGLLGAQPHITIECTGVESSVQTAIYATRPGGVVVLVGLGAAMTTIPLLNAALREVDIRGVFRYCNTWPMAIAMLASKKVNVAPLVTHRFPLEQAVQAFETTRQGQGVKIMLKCDKTDQNP is encoded by the exons ATGGAAAAAGAAAACCTCTCCGTGGTGTTGCATTCCCAGGGCGACCTCAGACTG GAACAACGACCCATCCCTGAACCAGGTCCAAATG AGGTGTTGCTTCAGATGCATTCAGTTGGGATCTGTGGGTCGGATGTGCACTTCTGGCAAAACGGACGCATAGGTGACTATGTGGTAAAAAAGCCCATGGTGCTGGGGCATGAGGCCTCTGGTCGGGTGGTGAAGGTGGGCTCAGCAGTGAAGAACCTCAAAGAAG GGGATAGAGTCGCTGTAGAGCCAGGTGTCCCTCGCGAGATGGATGAGTTCTTCAAATCAGGAAACTACAATCTTTCCCCCACCATCTTCTTCTGTGCCACACCCCCTGATGATGGGAATTTGTGCAGATTTTACAAACACAGCGCCAACTTCTGTTACAA GCTGCCTGACAATGTGACATATGAGGAGGGGGCCCTGATTGAGCCCCTGTCTGTGGCTATTCACGCCTGCCGCAGAGCTGGAGTGACCCTGGGCAGCAGTGTACTGATCTGTGGGTCAG GACCAATTGGGCTGGTCTGTCTGCTGGTGGCCAAGGCTATGGGTGCCTCACAGGTGGTCATAACTG ACCTGTCAGCAGATCGCCTGGTCATGGCCAAGGAGCTGGGAGCAGACTTCCCTCTGACTGTGAAGAGGGAGGATGGGCCTGAGGAGCTGGCTAAGAGAGTTGAAGGACTGCTGGGAGCACAGCCTCATATCACCATTGAGTGCACCGGTGTGGAGAGCAGTGTCCAGACTGCCATTTAT GCTACACGTCCTGGAGGAGTGGTGGTTCTAGTGGGGTTGGGTGCAGCGATGACCACTATCCCACTGCTTAATGCTGCTCTCAGAGAGGTGGACATCAGAGGGGTCTTCCGCTACTGCAACAC CTGGCCAATGGCTATAGCGATGCTGGCCTCTAAGAAGGTGAACGTGGCTCCCCTGGTCACTCACCGGTTCCCCCTAGAGCAGGCTGTGCAGGCCTTCGAGACCACACGCCAGGGACAAGGGGTCAAGATCATGCTCAAGTGTGACAAGACTGACCAGAACCCTTGA